Proteins from a single region of Desulfobacter postgatei 2ac9:
- the trbL gene encoding P-type conjugative transfer protein TrbL — MFKNLAIAADVNQDIIDRIVNKYLIMGSTWGENIKSHALWLLKWLLVIQLVVMAVKLGFKQSTLQDVIEDLVMTAIFGGIFWALIIKGQAWGVDLIKGMINMAEDVAGSGSTPDEAFFAKIFTDILDVSNNMMYSWNPIFVPALCLCSICSAACGAFIYGMYLVILCESYIALNLGIFILGFGGFRYTRGFATGFLKYALSVGLKLFVIRCLLYILGSFMADMVLFTFKSFTETLVITACFFILAFLIKVLPDTIAKMVTLHSGSSAGAITGAMAAGAGMAAGAASMGVGAAAGAAGGGGMAGALSGARSGALEAIAKAVKPKEEK; from the coding sequence TTGTTCAAAAATTTAGCAATCGCTGCTGATGTTAATCAAGATATTATAGATAGAATTGTAAATAAATATCTAATCATGGGCTCTACCTGGGGTGAAAACATCAAAAGCCATGCCTTGTGGTTACTCAAATGGCTGCTCGTCATTCAACTTGTCGTAATGGCCGTAAAGCTTGGGTTTAAACAATCCACATTACAAGATGTTATTGAGGATCTTGTAATGACAGCAATTTTTGGCGGTATCTTTTGGGCTCTCATTATAAAAGGCCAGGCTTGGGGGGTTGATCTAATTAAAGGCATGATAAATATGGCGGAAGATGTTGCAGGTTCCGGTTCCACTCCTGACGAAGCGTTTTTCGCCAAAATTTTCACCGATATTTTGGACGTGTCTAATAATATGATGTATTCCTGGAACCCCATATTTGTCCCTGCTCTTTGTCTGTGCTCCATCTGCAGTGCTGCCTGCGGTGCTTTTATCTATGGCATGTATTTGGTCATTCTTTGCGAATCTTACATAGCTTTAAATCTCGGCATTTTTATTTTGGGTTTTGGCGGGTTTAGATACACCAGGGGCTTTGCCACCGGTTTTTTAAAATACGCCCTGAGCGTAGGCCTTAAATTATTCGTAATCCGGTGTCTGCTATATATCCTGGGCTCATTCATGGCAGATATGGTGCTGTTCACCTTCAAAAGCTTTACAGAAACCCTTGTTATCACGGCCTGTTTTTTCATCCTGGCGTTTCTCATCAAAGTTCTGCCCGACACAATAGCTAAAATGGTGACGCTGCACAGCGGCAGCAGTGCCGGAGCTATTACCGGAGCCATGGCAGCAGGTGCTGGCATGGCGGCGGGTGCGGCCTCCATGGGCGTCGGTGCCGCCGCCGGTGCTGCCGGTGGCGGCGGCATGGCCGGTGCACTCAGTGGAGCCAGGAGCGGTGCATTGGAAGCCATAGCAAAAGCCGTAAAACCCAAAGAGGAGAAATAA
- a CDS encoding type IV secretion system protein, with translation MSKEIQNHYLAGRQAWAEVFGSFIQERNLWRLVALLVSIVAILLGAGNIIQLRQQKVIPYMVEVDRAGRISGGQMAKKLETSQEIIQYSLGQFITAWRTVTADIALQEKYIKQSSFMSIGAAKRILAKWYADNNPYISSEKKLVEVRIMALPLYVSGETWLVEWTEIERTHKGVERSRTTFQANLIIKRKLPETQQEIINNASGIYVSEISHSKKIQ, from the coding sequence ATGTCAAAAGAAATTCAAAACCATTATCTCGCCGGTCGGCAGGCCTGGGCTGAAGTGTTCGGATCTTTCATCCAGGAAAGAAATCTTTGGCGGCTGGTCGCCCTGCTTGTTTCCATTGTCGCTATTCTGCTTGGTGCCGGCAATATCATACAGCTGAGGCAACAAAAAGTGATCCCGTACATGGTTGAGGTTGACCGGGCCGGGCGGATCAGCGGCGGACAGATGGCCAAAAAGCTTGAGACCAGCCAGGAAATCATTCAATACAGCCTGGGCCAGTTTATCACGGCCTGGCGGACGGTCACGGCTGATATTGCCCTGCAGGAAAAATACATAAAGCAATCCAGTTTTATGTCAATTGGGGCTGCAAAAAGAATCCTGGCGAAATGGTATGCAGACAATAATCCATACATCTCCAGCGAAAAAAAATTGGTCGAAGTGCGGATTATGGCCTTGCCTCTGTATGTCAGCGGCGAAACCTGGCTGGTCGAATGGACAGAAATAGAGCGAACCCATAAAGGTGTTGAGCGCTCCCGGACGACTTTTCAGGCAAACCTTATCATCAAGCGTAAGCTTCCTGAAACACAGCAGGAAATCATCAATAATGCCAGCGGCATATATGTGTCAGAAATCAGTCACAGCAAAAAAATACAGTAG
- the trbG gene encoding P-type conjugative transfer protein TrbG — protein sequence MKKLATITIALFVAGLATCRAADFVSPVSAKLDGKERKPLTLQSRWQRNTLDPITTRNGMTCFVYGHSNPTIIVTPYKVADLQLQPGELINSMVLGDNARWYAEIVFSGSGDISTSHVVFKALDSGLTTTAVITTDRRVYHINLKSDRKKHMLYTGFIYPQDRIAITKAAREKEIKEKQKRTTAEGFDIAELNFEYEISGDVGWKPLQVFDNGVKTYIKLPKLQEMPMFMVKTTAGKGLVNYRVKNNCFIVDRIFDQAYLIAGVGKDKEELTLTRLEAK from the coding sequence ATGAAAAAACTTGCAACAATCACAATCGCACTATTCGTTGCGGGTTTGGCAACATGCCGGGCTGCGGATTTCGTAAGCCCCGTATCGGCCAAATTGGACGGCAAAGAAAGAAAACCTTTAACCCTGCAGTCAAGATGGCAAAGAAACACCCTGGACCCTATCACCACCCGAAACGGCATGACCTGTTTTGTTTATGGCCATTCTAATCCAACCATCATTGTTACCCCTTATAAAGTGGCTGATTTGCAGCTGCAGCCCGGAGAGTTGATTAATTCCATGGTCCTGGGCGATAACGCACGATGGTACGCAGAAATCGTATTTTCCGGCAGCGGCGATATAAGCACCAGTCACGTTGTTTTCAAAGCCCTGGATTCCGGGCTCACCACCACAGCCGTGATCACCACTGACCGGCGGGTGTATCATATCAATCTAAAATCTGACCGTAAAAAACACATGCTGTATACAGGCTTCATCTATCCCCAGGATCGTATAGCAATCACCAAAGCTGCCCGGGAAAAAGAAATCAAAGAAAAACAGAAAAGGACGACTGCTGAAGGCTTTGATATTGCCGAATTAAATTTTGAGTATGAAATATCCGGGGATGTCGGCTGGAAACCTCTGCAGGTTTTTGACAACGGCGTTAAAACGTATATCAAGCTACCCAAACTGCAGGAAATGCCAATGTTCATGGTTAAAACCACTGCGGGTAAAGGCCTTGTAAACTACCGGGTAAAAAATAACTGCTTTATTGTGGACCGGATTTTTGACCAGGCCTATTTAATCGCAGGTGTTGGCAAGGATAAGGAAGAACTAACCCTGACCAGGCTGGAGGCGAAATAA
- a CDS encoding conjugal transfer protein TrbH, protein MKTLTRLILLFFMALNCFSCTHIAPKESWVLSDSKPPLQLCDVIISRLILQYPPAKTTITLLKSGNETFDQLIEKQARRAGYIISQAQSERAVKISYVIDMLSQNPGTGYFHLKSSDGFSFSQMFRLPGYELADTYTQIEVNK, encoded by the coding sequence ATGAAAACGCTTACCAGACTGATTCTTCTTTTTTTTATGGCGTTAAACTGTTTTTCCTGCACCCACATTGCCCCTAAAGAATCATGGGTATTGAGTGACTCTAAGCCGCCATTACAGCTTTGTGATGTAATCATCAGCCGCCTGATTTTGCAATATCCACCGGCAAAAACCACGATAACGCTTCTTAAAAGCGGCAATGAAACGTTTGACCAACTGATTGAAAAACAGGCCAGACGAGCCGGTTATATAATCAGCCAGGCCCAAAGCGAACGCGCTGTAAAGATAAGCTATGTCATTGACATGTTATCGCAAAACCCCGGCACCGGATACTTTCACCTTAAAAGCAGTGATGGATTCAGTTTCAGCCAGATGTTCCGTCTGCCTGGATATGAGCTTGCAGACACGTATACCCAAATCGAGGTTAACAAATGA
- a CDS encoding TrbI/VirB10 family protein, with the protein MSAPRGLQRPGVMTTVLSKKPIFLLMLFIAIIVLLLLFSIFDEGKRKKNNSGQDQETLLIEPQQSSVSTDEEGLNLPKAPKKRKGLASESDISTLKKKEDQKTFEPIQVVPATPAPQDPVKAALDKQRQKQLVTVRQYRFEKQRQALESNLVAYKKNASMVISTSAGVSDHTGRQSGSSARLASLNSELANAKARIGLGGVGSQSTASVTTKTGLSILANQTQGNDGSMWDNGYSMDQDTNALSIKTGSIIPVVLITGIDSTLPGYISGQVSQNVWDTATGYNLLIPQGTKVFGQYQNNIIMGQERVFVVWQRLIFPDGRAMTLNDMPGGDQLGFTGLKDKVNNHYFRIYGHALLMSLVTGGTAYALNTLDSNNNEKTTLNESLGTAFADQMGRTTMGLLEKHMNMSPTLIIRPGYRLNIIAVKDLAFSEPYEGKL; encoded by the coding sequence ATGAGCGCCCCACGAGGACTGCAAAGGCCAGGCGTAATGACAACCGTATTGAGCAAAAAGCCTATATTCTTGCTGATGCTGTTCATTGCCATCATCGTATTGCTGCTGCTGTTTTCAATCTTTGATGAAGGCAAACGAAAAAAGAACAACAGTGGCCAGGATCAGGAAACCCTGTTGATAGAGCCGCAGCAGTCATCCGTATCAACTGATGAAGAAGGGCTTAATCTGCCCAAGGCACCTAAAAAACGTAAAGGCCTTGCTTCTGAATCCGATATAAGCACCCTGAAAAAAAAGGAAGATCAAAAGACGTTCGAACCTATTCAGGTTGTACCTGCAACTCCCGCGCCCCAGGACCCTGTAAAAGCTGCTTTGGACAAGCAGCGGCAAAAACAGCTTGTCACTGTACGGCAGTACCGATTTGAAAAACAACGCCAGGCGTTAGAGTCCAACCTGGTTGCTTACAAAAAAAATGCCTCAATGGTTATCAGCACCTCTGCCGGTGTTTCTGATCACACTGGCCGGCAATCGGGATCTTCAGCAAGATTGGCATCGTTAAACAGTGAGCTTGCAAACGCAAAAGCAAGGATTGGCCTTGGAGGGGTCGGTTCACAATCCACAGCATCGGTAACAACGAAAACCGGTTTATCCATATTGGCAAATCAAACCCAAGGCAATGATGGTTCAATGTGGGATAACGGTTATTCCATGGATCAAGACACCAATGCGTTATCCATTAAAACCGGGTCCATTATCCCTGTGGTGCTTATCACCGGGATTGATTCAACGTTGCCCGGCTATATCAGCGGCCAGGTAAGTCAAAATGTATGGGACACCGCAACCGGATATAACCTGCTCATCCCCCAAGGCACCAAAGTCTTTGGCCAATATCAGAACAATATCATTATGGGCCAGGAAAGGGTGTTTGTCGTCTGGCAGCGGTTAATATTTCCGGATGGCCGGGCAATGACCTTGAATGATATGCCCGGTGGGGATCAGCTGGGTTTTACCGGTCTGAAAGACAAGGTGAATAATCACTATTTCAGGATTTACGGCCATGCCCTGCTAATGAGCCTTGTCACCGGCGGTACCGCTTATGCCCTTAACACCCTGGACAGTAATAACAACGAAAAAACAACGCTGAATGAATCATTGGGGACGGCCTTTGCCGACCAGATGGGCCGGACAACCATGGGCCTGCTTGAAAAACACATGAATATGTCCCCCACTTTAATCATCCGACCCGGTTATCGTCTGAACATCATAGCGGTTAAAGATTTAGCGTTCAGCGAACCGTATGAAGGCAAATTATGA
- a CDS encoding DNA topoisomerase III: MRLFIAEKPSLGRAIAAGLGDVEKRNGYIECGQNVVTWCFGHLLEMNQPEAYDERYKVWKKEDLPILPNFFQTSVRKDAAAQMKIIGKLLRDAESVVNAGDPDREGQLLVDEVLEYHDYTGSCERIWLAALDDKSVKKALASMTGNNDYTGLRDAARARSQADWLVGMNCTRAMTLKGRDAGSQGVLSLGRVQTPTLALVVNRDLVIENFKPHPYFTLHVEILHEAGTFTGTFQPLDIQKGLDDQGRLISPDEAYRIKKEVSGQPGKILEAHKEKKKKNPPLPHCLSSLQKAASSKLGMGAKQVLDVAQALYEKKLTTYPRSDCRYLPEEQFDEAGSVLTALSNLPGLEQLAENTDSSIKSAAYNTKKVTAHHAIIPTGEIPSNLSADESALYRMIAQSFCIQFYAAMEFEAQKILTGINHTVWKSTGRKILNPGWTAFIKEQDDESASNQVLPQVHQDDDITAAQVDIKSQKTKPPARFTEGTLIEAMANVHKFIEDTEAKKTLKENEGIGTEATRAGIIETLKARQLIELQQKNIISTDLGRQLVKMAPGVLTDPVTTAQWESRLSAIAEGKESLSGFMTDQTIQVPELVKAIFALQLKPLPGTHLCPECGQPLRRQKSKKGSWYWGCFNQEGHAKPVFLNDKNGKPDLTPKKKIELSEHKCQACGKPLVKRESKKKGKGGKTNFWWGCSGFPECRQTYFDDNGKPRFKDKKGE; the protein is encoded by the coding sequence ATGAGACTTTTCATAGCAGAAAAACCATCCCTTGGCCGGGCGATTGCCGCTGGCCTGGGGGATGTCGAAAAAAGGAACGGTTATATAGAATGCGGCCAAAATGTCGTTACCTGGTGCTTTGGCCATCTGCTGGAAATGAATCAACCCGAAGCATACGACGAAAGGTACAAGGTCTGGAAAAAAGAAGATCTGCCCATTTTGCCAAACTTCTTTCAAACGTCTGTCAGAAAAGATGCTGCAGCACAAATGAAAATTATAGGTAAACTGCTTCGGGACGCTGAAAGCGTAGTCAACGCAGGAGATCCAGACAGAGAAGGTCAACTGCTTGTTGACGAGGTATTGGAATACCACGACTATACCGGTTCTTGCGAACGTATCTGGCTTGCTGCCCTGGATGACAAATCAGTCAAAAAAGCCCTGGCATCCATGACAGGCAACAATGATTATACCGGCCTGCGTGATGCGGCCCGGGCCAGATCACAGGCAGACTGGCTGGTGGGCATGAACTGCACCCGGGCCATGACCCTCAAAGGCCGTGATGCCGGCAGCCAGGGCGTGTTATCCCTTGGCCGGGTCCAGACCCCGACCCTTGCCCTGGTGGTCAACCGGGACCTGGTTATCGAGAACTTTAAACCCCACCCGTATTTCACCCTTCATGTTGAAATCCTTCATGAAGCAGGTACGTTTACCGGCACGTTTCAGCCGCTTGACATACAAAAAGGGCTGGATGACCAGGGCCGCTTAATCAGTCCTGATGAAGCCTACCGGATCAAAAAAGAAGTGAGTGGCCAGCCGGGTAAAATTCTTGAAGCCCACAAAGAGAAAAAGAAAAAGAATCCGCCATTACCGCATTGCCTGTCCTCTTTACAAAAAGCAGCATCGTCAAAGCTTGGCATGGGAGCAAAACAAGTGCTTGATGTGGCCCAGGCCCTTTATGAAAAAAAGCTGACCACATATCCCCGTTCTGATTGCCGGTATCTGCCGGAAGAACAATTCGATGAAGCCGGCAGTGTACTTACAGCCCTGTCAAATCTGCCCGGGCTTGAACAACTTGCTGAAAATACGGACAGCTCCATCAAAAGCGCCGCATACAATACGAAAAAAGTAACTGCCCATCATGCCATTATTCCCACGGGTGAAATTCCTTCAAACCTGTCAGCAGATGAATCTGCCCTGTACCGCATGATCGCCCAAAGCTTTTGCATCCAGTTTTATGCAGCCATGGAGTTTGAAGCACAGAAAATTTTGACCGGCATAAATCATACGGTCTGGAAATCAACAGGCAGAAAGATATTGAATCCCGGCTGGACAGCTTTCATCAAAGAACAAGACGATGAAAGCGCAAGTAATCAAGTTTTGCCCCAGGTACACCAGGACGACGATATAACCGCAGCCCAGGTTGATATTAAATCCCAAAAAACCAAACCGCCTGCAAGGTTTACCGAAGGTACGCTTATTGAGGCCATGGCCAATGTCCATAAGTTTATTGAAGACACCGAAGCTAAGAAAACCCTGAAAGAAAATGAAGGCATCGGAACTGAAGCGACCCGGGCCGGGATCATTGAAACATTAAAAGCCCGTCAGCTGATTGAACTCCAGCAAAAGAACATCATTTCCACTGATCTTGGCCGGCAGCTGGTCAAAATGGCTCCTGGCGTCCTCACAGATCCAGTGACAACGGCACAATGGGAATCCAGGTTATCAGCCATCGCTGAGGGTAAAGAGAGCCTGTCCGGGTTTATGACAGATCAAACCATCCAGGTCCCGGAACTTGTCAAAGCAATATTTGCCCTTCAATTGAAACCTTTGCCGGGAACCCATCTTTGCCCGGAATGCGGCCAACCCTTACGCAGGCAAAAAAGCAAAAAAGGGTCGTGGTATTGGGGGTGTTTCAACCAGGAGGGGCATGCCAAACCTGTATTCCTCAATGATAAAAACGGCAAGCCGGATTTAACGCCAAAGAAAAAAATAGAATTATCAGAACACAAGTGCCAGGCCTGCGGCAAACCGCTTGTTAAACGGGAATCAAAGAAAAAAGGCAAAGGAGGCAAGACAAATTTTTGGTGGGGGTGCTCCGGCTTCCCTGAATGCAGGCAAACGTATTTTGACGATAACGGCAAGCCCCGGTTTAAAGATAAAAAAGGAGAATAA
- a CDS encoding ArdC-like ssDNA-binding domain-containing protein, giving the protein MSKYQDQLNEFSKRVLEAIEKGNAPWQKPWKEGQLLELPKNLTTDQNYKGVNLINLAMSGYNDPRWMTFNQAKDMNCFVKKGQKASKGFFYSPARLEKERDDKGKPVLDENGEEKITKVNKPVFKTFSVFNATQIEGVEPYKHPQPAWKPEDKAEKLISSANVEITESQLDKAFYNFLTHSIETPDKSQFDDKSKYYSTIFHELSHATAHKSMMDRGVDYADKDSRAKEELRAEISAWLICTQIGIGNDPAEQENNKNYVAGWLSSLEDKDRAKELGFAMKDAEKIAEYLMGLDLERGKTTEIETDVPKESGPLVKKEAERLQAKADQYRADQKDLFSHTEKITVAMSNPDLFDDLMPGHYKSDPLSAFNKELDHTQRAIVTYLNKITPSLEKPEPFPSPQEPAPLSESERKELLDTIVPHLSKNSQVVLDGEKRRGEREPELSKVYINVPYSEKDEAKALGAKWDKQEKSWFLKPGTDQAPFKKWLVPSQETQLDMNKVTAQFQDQASRLGLKIESPQADGKLHRVAVQGDKGGKKSGAYTLYPDGRPAGFIQNHKTGEKANFKYKGEIGKTVMTSGNKQARAAERNEDHAAAAKKAFGIYINAVKTTDHPYLTDKKINGDKEYRVDKNNRLIIPAKNLKTNKIESLQFIGEDGQKQFLTGGKKSGNAYTIGELDEQKPILLAEGFATGKTLNDVSHLPAVVCFDANNLENVAKQIRELMPSAELFICADNDHAKKNNVGVEKAQKAAKAVGAKVLIPKFTDESKKLGYTDFNDLAKCKMGKSRVKSQLKSQINYLSKNKGIGLER; this is encoded by the coding sequence ATGAGTAAATATCAAGACCAGCTCAATGAGTTTTCCAAACGGGTGTTAGAGGCCATTGAAAAAGGCAATGCGCCCTGGCAGAAACCATGGAAAGAAGGCCAGTTGTTGGAACTGCCTAAAAATTTAACCACAGACCAGAATTATAAAGGTGTCAACCTGATTAACCTGGCAATGAGTGGCTACAATGACCCCAGGTGGATGACGTTTAACCAGGCTAAAGATATGAATTGTTTTGTCAAGAAAGGGCAAAAAGCCTCCAAGGGATTTTTCTATTCGCCTGCCAGATTGGAAAAAGAGCGCGATGATAAAGGAAAGCCTGTCCTGGATGAAAACGGTGAAGAAAAAATCACCAAGGTAAATAAGCCTGTTTTTAAAACCTTCTCTGTCTTTAATGCCACTCAGATTGAAGGCGTGGAACCATACAAGCATCCACAGCCTGCCTGGAAACCGGAAGATAAAGCAGAAAAGCTGATATCATCTGCAAATGTGGAAATCACTGAAAGTCAGCTTGATAAGGCTTTTTATAATTTTTTAACCCATTCCATTGAAACGCCTGACAAGTCACAGTTTGATGATAAATCAAAATATTATTCCACAATATTTCATGAATTGTCCCATGCCACGGCTCATAAATCCATGATGGACAGAGGCGTTGACTATGCGGATAAGGATTCCAGGGCCAAAGAAGAATTACGCGCGGAAATTTCCGCTTGGCTTATCTGCACTCAAATTGGCATCGGTAATGATCCCGCAGAACAGGAAAATAATAAAAATTATGTTGCTGGATGGCTGTCCTCATTGGAAGACAAGGACCGGGCCAAGGAACTTGGATTTGCAATGAAGGATGCCGAGAAAATTGCTGAATACCTGATGGGCCTTGATTTAGAGAGAGGCAAAACAACAGAAATAGAAACGGATGTCCCCAAAGAGTCAGGTCCTTTGGTAAAAAAGGAAGCGGAACGATTACAGGCGAAAGCCGACCAATACCGTGCTGATCAAAAAGATTTATTTTCGCATACAGAAAAGATAACTGTGGCAATGAGCAATCCCGATTTGTTTGATGATTTAATGCCCGGCCACTATAAAAGTGATCCGTTATCAGCTTTTAACAAGGAGCTGGATCATACCCAGCGTGCAATAGTCACCTATCTGAACAAGATCACTCCTTCCCTTGAAAAGCCCGAACCTTTCCCGTCCCCCCAGGAGCCGGCCCCCTTAAGTGAATCTGAAAGAAAAGAACTGTTGGATACCATTGTCCCGCATCTATCTAAAAATTCGCAAGTCGTGCTTGATGGAGAGAAGCGACGCGGAGAAAGAGAACCGGAATTATCCAAGGTGTATATCAACGTGCCGTATTCAGAGAAAGATGAAGCCAAAGCCCTGGGTGCAAAATGGGACAAACAGGAAAAATCCTGGTTTCTCAAACCAGGAACCGACCAGGCCCCTTTTAAAAAATGGCTTGTTCCCTCCCAGGAAACCCAGCTTGATATGAATAAAGTAACTGCTCAATTCCAGGATCAGGCTTCCAGGCTCGGCCTGAAAATTGAAAGTCCCCAGGCTGACGGCAAGCTGCACCGTGTAGCGGTTCAAGGAGATAAGGGCGGTAAAAAATCCGGTGCATATACGCTTTATCCTGACGGCCGACCTGCAGGGTTCATCCAGAACCATAAAACCGGGGAAAAAGCCAATTTTAAATATAAAGGCGAAATCGGTAAAACAGTCATGACATCAGGAAATAAACAAGCACGGGCAGCTGAGCGGAACGAGGATCACGCCGCTGCAGCCAAAAAAGCCTTTGGTATTTACATCAATGCAGTCAAAACCACGGATCACCCTTATCTTACAGATAAAAAAATCAATGGCGACAAAGAATACCGGGTGGATAAAAACAACCGGCTGATTATCCCTGCCAAAAATCTTAAAACCAACAAAATCGAATCCCTGCAGTTCATAGGCGAGGATGGGCAAAAGCAGTTTCTGACCGGCGGGAAAAAATCGGGAAACGCTTATACAATAGGCGAACTCGACGAACAAAAACCCATACTGTTGGCTGAAGGCTTTGCAACGGGAAAGACCCTTAATGATGTGAGCCACCTTCCGGCGGTGGTTTGTTTTGATGCAAACAACCTTGAAAATGTGGCCAAACAGATCCGGGAATTGATGCCTTCCGCTGAGTTGTTCATTTGTGCTGATAATGACCACGCCAAGAAAAATAATGTGGGGGTGGAAAAAGCGCAAAAAGCGGCTAAAGCCGTTGGTGCTAAAGTCCTTATCCCCAAGTTTACGGATGAATCAAAAAAACTTGGATACACGGATTTCAATGACCTGGCCAAGTGCAAGATGGGTAAAAGCCGGGTTAAAAGCCAGTTGAAATCCCAGATCAACTATCTTTCCAAAAACAAAGGCATCGGGCTTGAACGATGA
- a CDS encoding type IV secretory system conjugative DNA transfer family protein, with translation MKKQEYGLKQAKAKKSRYPLLFPVCFLLWAFAFMSYATQTIASALRYHPDLGRPVFDTYYLPWKVFEWNKYIAKTPVGNQVDLIFGVFVLSTVFGFFLILRKKPKGNLNLHGTATWAKKKDLAAMGLDAKEGVYVGGFPTARGTKYLIHNGPEHILAFAPTRSGKGVGLVIPSLLAWPGSSVTLDIKGENYALTSGYRAKELNHKILKFDPADETFSFSKWNPLAEVRIHTNHAIADAQNIAQMICDPDGKGMKDYLTQAGYALLTGLILHVIVSKRDATLADVVAEITKSDNEGDVKNLLYAMIDKEHAKILKKRYPDMDIDLADNIQSTIDSYAGEAVIKADRELSGVVSTAITNLSLYRDPIVAKNTSESDFSISDIMNAETPVDLYLVVSPANLDRLRPLLRVFFNLALRKFTQKMEFENGQALIGYKHRLLLMLDEFTSLGKLEIMQKALTFMAGYGVKAYIIVQDLSQLQEAYTRDESITSNCHVRIAYAPNKIETAKLLSDMTGKTTVVDKKTSVSGKRLGGMGNASVSVSEVARPLLTPDECMRLKGPVKDEKGKIKTPGDMLIFVAGYNTVYGQQILYFLDPVFQKRVKIPPPDRIDLFKLKEVSKDDI, from the coding sequence ATGAAAAAACAAGAATACGGCCTGAAGCAGGCCAAGGCAAAAAAAAGCAGGTATCCGCTGCTCTTCCCGGTTTGTTTTTTGTTGTGGGCCTTTGCCTTTATGAGTTATGCCACGCAAACGATAGCCAGTGCGTTAAGATACCATCCTGACCTGGGCAGGCCGGTGTTTGATACGTATTACCTGCCCTGGAAGGTATTTGAATGGAATAAATACATAGCAAAAACCCCGGTGGGTAATCAGGTTGACTTAATCTTTGGTGTTTTTGTCCTCAGCACGGTCTTTGGCTTTTTCCTGATTCTCAGGAAAAAGCCGAAAGGCAATTTAAATCTGCACGGCACGGCCACCTGGGCAAAGAAAAAAGATTTGGCCGCTATGGGACTTGATGCCAAAGAAGGCGTATATGTCGGCGGTTTTCCAACGGCCAGGGGAACAAAATACCTGATCCATAACGGGCCTGAACATATTTTAGCATTTGCGCCAACCAGGTCAGGTAAAGGTGTGGGCCTGGTTATCCCATCGTTGCTTGCCTGGCCGGGCTCAAGTGTAACCCTGGATATAAAAGGCGAAAATTATGCGTTGACATCAGGATACAGGGCTAAAGAATTAAATCATAAAATTCTCAAGTTTGATCCTGCCGATGAGACATTTTCTTTTTCTAAATGGAATCCTTTGGCAGAAGTGCGGATTCATACAAATCATGCCATTGCTGATGCCCAGAATATTGCACAGATGATCTGCGACCCGGACGGCAAAGGCATGAAAGATTATTTAACCCAGGCCGGGTATGCGTTGCTGACCGGGCTGATTTTGCATGTCATTGTATCAAAGCGGGATGCCACCCTTGCCGATGTCGTGGCCGAAATTACAAAAAGCGACAATGAGGGGGATGTAAAAAATCTGCTTTATGCCATGATAGACAAAGAGCACGCAAAAATCTTGAAAAAACGGTATCCGGACATGGATATTGATCTGGCAGACAACATACAATCCACAATTGACAGTTATGCCGGTGAAGCTGTCATCAAAGCCGACCGTGAGTTATCCGGGGTTGTATCAACCGCTATTACAAACCTTTCTTTGTACCGTGACCCCATTGTCGCAAAGAATACCTCTGAGTCTGATTTTTCCATTTCAGATATCATGAACGCTGAAACCCCTGTTGATTTATACCTGGTTGTATCCCCTGCCAACCTGGACAGGTTAAGGCCACTGCTGCGTGTATTTTTCAATCTGGCGTTGAGAAAATTCACCCAGAAAATGGAGTTTGAAAACGGGCAAGCCCTGATTGGGTATAAACACAGGCTGTTGCTCATGCTGGACGAATTTACCAGCCTGGGCAAGTTGGAAATCATGCAAAAGGCCCTGACGTTCATGGCCGGTTACGGCGTGAAGGCTTATATCATTGTCCAGGATTTATCCCAGCTTCAGGAAGCATATACCCGGGACGAATCCATTACATCCAATTGCCATGTCAGGATTGCATATGCACCCAACAAGATAGAAACCGCAAAGCTGCTGTCGGATATGACCGGAAAAACCACTGTTGTGGACAAAAAAACCAGTGTTTCCGGTAAACGGTTAGGCGGCATGGGCAATGCCTCTGTGTCTGTCAGTGAAGTTGCAAGGCCGCTGCTCACACCAGATGAATGCATGAGGTTGAAAGGCCCGGTCAAAGATGAAAAAGGGAAAATCAAAACCCCTGGCGATATGCTTATATTCGTGGCTGGTTACAACACGGTGTATGGACAGCAGATACTCTATTTTTTAGATCCTGTTTTCCAAAAGCGGGTTAAAATCCCGCCGCCCGACCGTATAGATCTTTTCAAACTCAAAGAGGTATCGAAGGATGACATATAA